The genomic DNA caccctgctctgagccactagactccactcctttctcagagccggggatagaacccaggagtcctggctcccagccccctctgctctaacccactcaACCCCAGTGTCCGCCGTGTGTCGTTGTGCTGCTGTTACGGCTCCTGGAATTGTGAGCTGGTAAAGCTGGTCCATCAAGGCGGGATTTCCCTCCAGCCCTTTCTATGTCAATTCTGCACCATTTGGGTTATCAGTAGAGTCCAGAGTTCACAAAACAGTGATGAAAGGGAGTCAGTTCTCAGTTCCACCAGGCCACGGTTCAGCCTGAGATAAGTAGATTTAGCTGGGTGCTTCTGGTAAGTCTCTTGTTAGTGGAATAGTTAACAAGGCCCATACACAGTGGGTTATCATTGGGTTTCAGAGATAACACCTTGTTATCAGCATTAATAACATTCAGTGGGCTGTCAGTAGTTTTCAGAGTCAACACAGTGAAATAACTAACAGGACCGTTAGTTAAAATAGGTTATTGTGAGGTTTTGGCATTAACGTGGCAAAATAACTGACAAAACCCCATTTCTAAGAATGGAGATGTCAGTTATTTTGCCATGTTAACGCTGAAAATAATGATACCACACTGTCAATGAGTGGCTAtcagtaggtttcagagtgaacATGGTGAAATAGTCAATGTCCATTATAGATTGGTGTAGCGATAGGTGTCAGAGTTGATATGATGACCATTAACAGGCCCGCTATTACAGAGTGGGTCATCGGTAGGTTTAAGAGTTAACACATTGGTCTATTAGCTTTGGAGCATGAGTAGTCCTCAGAGTTGACCCCAGTGGGAAATGACACGTCATTGCTGTctgagtcacatggtattgttccctgctccctgattggaccGAGGAATAGTCTCCATGCCGGGTGCGCCGTGCTCACCCTAGTGTAGACGGGCCCCAGCCGTGTCCATTTCCACCCCCCTCTGCAGGCCAAGAGCCGCCTCCTCAAGCTGCTGCCGTTCCTGGCCTCCTGCGGCCTGTACTTCGCCCTGTGGCTGCCGGAGCCCAGCTGGGTCAGCACCAGCGTCAAGAGCCTCCCGGTCCTGAGCCTGGTCTGGTTCCTGACGGCCCAGGCCTGGGGTGACGGTGCCTGGACCCCGGCCGCCCGCTGGATCTGCTGGGGGCTGATGTTCTCCAGCGTGGGAGACGCCTGCCTGGTCTGGCCCCAACTATTTATCCCAGGTACagagtcaggagtgaggggcaccggcagagctggggggagcccagggccgggctagcaggggctgcaggtcgggaatGAGGAGcactgatgggggaggggaggaggcaccCAGGGAGCtacgggtcgggagtgaggagcactggttggggaggggtggtggcacccagggggctgcaggtcgggagtgaggagcaccgatgggggaggggaggttgcacccagggggctgcaggttgggagtgaggagcaccaatAAGGGAGGGGAGGTTgcacccagggggctgcgggtcgggagtgaggagcactggtggggggggagggcaggggggctgcgggttgggagtgaggagcaccggtgggggaggggaggtggcacccagggggctgcgggtcgggagtgacgagaaccggtgggggaggggcggtggttcccagggggctgcgggtccagAGTGAGGAGcaccggtgggggaggggcggtggtgcccagggggctgcgggtcgggagtgaggaccACTGGTCGGGGAGGGGCGGTggtgcccagggggctgcgggtcgggagtgaggagcaccggtggggaggggaggggagaggggctgcaggttgggagtgaggagcactggtgggggcggggcgggggtgccCAGAGGGCTGCAGGTCGGAAGTGAGGATcaccggtgggggaggggaaggggctgcgggtcgggagtgaggagcacccgtgggggaggggaggggggctgcaggtcgggagtgaggagcaccagtgggggaggggaaggggctgcgggtcgggagtgaggagcacggCTCTctgacgcccccctcccccgcagggatGGTGGCCTTCGCTCTGGCTCACGTCTGCTACATCTGGGCCCTGGGCCTGCGTCCCGCCCgcccctggctcctgctgctgctggcgctgggctgggccggggcctACGCGACGCTGTGGCCCTGCCTGGGGGGCCCCTACGTGCCGGCCGTGGGGGGCTACAGTGCCCTGCTGGCGGCCATGGCCTGGCGGGCCCTGGCCCGGCCTCCCCCCCACCTGGCCGTGGCCACCGGCTCCCTGCTCTTCATGGCCTCTGACCTGGTCCTGGCCTGGGACCACTTCTGCGCCCCGGTGCCCCACGCCCGGCTCATGGTCATGGGCAGCTACTACGCGGCCCAGGGGCTGATCGCAGCCTGGGCCCCCCGCGCCAGCCCCCGCTGGAAGGAGACCTGAGCCGGGCGcctgtgacctctgaccccagggGGCAGCAAGAGGTGGCACCCACGACCTCTGACCCCATCAGCGCCAACCCGCCTGTGATCCCagtgacctctgacccctcaGCATCAACCTGCCAGTGACCCCAGCGACCTCTGGCCCCATCAGCACAATGTACTATTGACCTCTGACCCCGGGCCCAACGAGAACCAGGTGACCTGGGTGTTGGGTCCTTTACCTACGACCCTGTGACCTAGGAGTGCCAACCTGCCCAGCCAAGGACCTGGAAGTAATTGCCTTGACCTTTGACCCTGCTCATTTGTCAGCAGGCCCAATTACAGCTTATTTGGAGATATGCGTTGTCTGAtgtgggccggggggggctgccccGGCGGGAGGTGGCGGCTGGGACAGGAGAGAGACAAGGGCTGGGGGAGCTTTTGTTGGCCCAACTTGTCTCCAGCTGTTGAGTGGGACGTTGAGTCCTGTGACCTTTGACATCCCTCTATGGACCTGAAGCCTGACCCCAGAGCCAGAATAGAACAtaaggagttctggctcccagcccccctgctctaaccactaggctccactcccctccccagagccggggagagaacccaggagtcctggctcccagcccccctgctctaaccaccagcccccactcccctccccagagccagggagagaacccaggagtcctggctcccagccctctcaTGAATGGTGGTTGGAGCCTCTTGCAAAGCCTGTGTCACGGCGCCCTCTTGTGGCCGGTTGCAGCAGCCTGGCAGCTCAAGGGGTGGAGGGTTTGAGGCCGGATCTGGTTttgtgggaggggggctgggttggTTTTTCTATCtgtactttggggggggggggaatcccagcGTCCTCCAGTTCTCAGCCCGCGAGATGGTCCTGAGAGCGCCGGGGATTGTGGGTAAAGAGACGCAGTCATCGCTCCACCCTGGAGCAACGGGGAAACCCAACCCGGCGATCTCCCATCCAGGCCAAGCCAACGGGGTCACCCTGGTCGAGAGCTGACCTGGAAGTGATTCCCTTGGCCTACTACCTCCCACACAAGAGTCACCCCTCCCACCAGGCAACCCCAGAGGTCAACTTCTTGACCCCTGACCCCCATGCCAGGAGGTTAATTCGTTGAGTAATGACCCCCTGTCCTAGAACTTGTCCAAGAgatagacaccccccccccccgcaaggtcCAACCTCTGACCCCATGTCAAAAAACCACAGCTCCAAGAGCCAACCACAAGGTCAGTCTCCTGACCTATGACCCCACGGCCACGGGGCGGCCCTGGAATTTATTCCCctgacccctgacccctccccactCTGTGCTTAAATCTCAGCGCCCTGGTGCCATGTGAAAGAGCCAACGTAACGTCCCCAGAGGTCAACCCCTTGACCTCCCCCTGgccccccacccacacatccAGCCTACCCAGGAGCTGACCTGGAAGTTGTTTGTTTGACCTACGACCCCATGCTGAGGGACCGACCCCAGCCATGACCGATGCCCCACGGCGAGTCGCCCATTCAGCGGCGAGCGCCATATGCGCCCCGTTGACCTCGGCGTTGCCCCATTGACCTGCCTCAAGGAGAGCTCCCGGGGGCTGCTCTTGTGGGACCAGCTGACTCCGAACCAGGGCCAAGGAGACACCGACCCTCAATGGTCATGACAACGCCCGTCACGGCCGCCCAACTAGAGGGCCCTTGACCCGGAAGTTCTCCCACAACCTTGGCCGGCCCATGGCCAAGGAGACTTGGCCAACCCTGAGCGTCACCCAGAAGTGGTTCCCGGTGGCCGAGGTCCTGCCAATCGGAGCGTCTCCAGGGCAGGAAAcctgcccccaccctggccctgggAGCCGGTTGACGGTGGGTTGCCCTGGCCCCTCCAGCCCGTGACCTGATGTCGAGCCTCTGACCCAAAGGCCGAGCTCATGACGCCACCCAGGAGAGTTCCAAGGCGCGGGGGTAGGTGCGGTGGAACGTCCCATCCCTGTGGGGCTTTAATGGGGTGGTCGTTGTGGTCGCTGCCCCCTTgcacacactccccccccccattgtgcTTATGTCAATAGGGGATGCTCTATAGAGGGGTGAATAAaccagcccctgtgccccaccccagaggggctgcatctCAGGGCCGGGCGAGGGCTCCCTGGATAAtgcaggcgtcctggctcccagccccccatggaTTCTATCCAGAccccgccaggccctgctcttcccggctgagtgggggaggagagggctgtggaTACAGGATGTGGGTCCGTTCCCAGTTCAAGAGCCAAGGCCCCAGGGAACCGCCCAGCTGTAGAGGCAGCAAGTAAGAAGAGGGAAGGACGCAGGTGGCAGGGCCAGCTGGCAGCCAGAGGACGGTGAGAGAGATTTAGCTAatgcccctgcctcctccctctccccctccccactagaccccactcccctcccaaagccgggagagaacccagggggtcctggctcccagccccccccggtctaaccactagcccccactcccctccccagagccagggagagaacccaggagtcctggctcccagccccccctgctctaaccactagaccccactcccctcccaaagccgggagagaacccagggggtcctggctcccagcccccgcccccactgctcTGACTGCTGCACCCCACTCCTCACTCCCTCATCCACACACACCAGTTCCTCTTCCCCCTGCCATTGCCTCCCTGTTACCAGTTGGCgctgggtggggatggggcgGGAGGGACCAatttcccccacacccccatttGTGGCTCTGTTGAATCTGCAGGAGCTCAGTCCAGGTGGGTGCCTGGAattgggagcagcagccagggtgCGTCCCGGAGCCCCGGCCCCACACCATGGACATTCTGGAGAAGGACACCTGCTACCCCCCGACGTTTGCAGCTGATGTAaggaggggaaaactgaggcacgaagTGGGGCCAAGTGGGGGAGGTAGACCCTTGGTGTCCTGGCAcccacttcccttcccccaccctgctctgagccactagactccactccttTCTCAGAGccggagatagaacccaggagtcctggctcccagccccctctgctctaacccactcaACCCCAGTGTCCGCCGTGTGTCGTTGTGCTGCTGTTACGGCTCCTGGAATTGTGAGCTGGTAAAGCTGGTCCATCAAGGCGGGATTTCCCTCCAGCCCTTTCTATGTCAATTCTGCACCATTTGGGTTATCAGTAGAGTCCAGAGTTCACAAAACAGTGATGAAAGGGAGTCAGTTCTCAGTTCCACCAGGCCACGGTTCAGCCTGAGATAAGTAGATTTAGCTGGGTGCTTCTGGTAAGTCTCTTGTTAGTGGAATAGTTAACAAGGCCCATACACAGTGGGTTATCATTGGGTTTCAGAGATAACACCTTGTTATCAGCATTAATAACATTCAGTGGGCTGTCAGTAGTTTTCAGAGTCAACACACAGCGAAATAACTAACAGGACCGTTAGTTAAAATAGGTTATTGTGAGGTTTTGGCATTAACGTGGCAAAATAACTGACAAAACCCCATTTCTAAGAATGGATATGTCAGTTATTTTGCCATGTTAACGCTGAAAATAATGATACCACACTGTCAATGAGTTGCTATCAGTAGGTTTTAGAGTGAACATGGTGAAATAGTCAATGTCCATTATAGATTGGTGTAGCGATAGGTGTCAGAGTTGATCTGATGACCATTAACAGGCCCGCTATTACAGAGTGGGTCATCGGTAGGTTTAAGAGTTAACACATTGGTCTATTAGCTTTGGAGCATGAGTAGTCCTCAGAGTTGACCCCAGTGGGAAATGACACGTCATTGCTGTctgagtcacatggtattgttccctgctccctgattggaccGAGGAATAGTCTCCATGCCGGGTGCGCCGTGCTCTCCCTAGTGTAGACGGGCCCCGGCCATGTCCATTTCCACCCCCCTCTGCAGGCCAAGAGCCGCCTCCTCAAGCTGCTGCCGTTCCTGGCCTCCTGCGGCCTGTACTTCGCCCTGTGGCTGCCGGAGCCCAGCTGGGTCAGCACCAGCGTCAAGAGCCTCCCGGTCCTGAGCCTGGTCTGGTTCCTGACGGCCCAGGCCTGGGGTGACGGTGCCTGGACCCCGGCCGCCCGCTGGATCTGCTGGGGGCTGATGTTCTCCAGCGTGGGAGACGCCTGCCTGGTCTGGCCCCAACTATTTATCCCAGGTACagagtcaggagtgaggggcaccggcagagctggggggagcccagggccgggctagcaggggctgcaggtcgggaatGAGGAGcaccggtgggggaggggaggaggcaccCAGGGAGCTACGGGTACGGAGTGAGGAGCACTGGTGGAGATGGGGAGGTTgcacccagggggctgcaggttgggagtgaggagcaccaatAAGGGAGGGGAGGTTgcacccagggggctgcgggtcgggagtgaggagcactggtgggggggagggcaggggggctgcgggttgggagtgaggagcaccggtgggggaggggaggtggcacccagggggctgcgggtcgggagtgacgagaaccggtgggggaggggcggtggtgcccagggggctgcgggtcgggaatgAGGAGcaccggtgggggaggggaggggagaggggctgcaggtcgggagtgaggagcaccggtgggggaggggcggtggtgcccagggggctgcgggttgggagtgaggagcaccagtgggggaggggaggggggctgcgggttgggagtgaggagcaccagtgggggaggggaggggggctgcaggttgggagtgaggagcaccagtgggggaggggaggggggctgcaggttgggagtgaggagcaccagtgggggaggggaagggggctgcaggtcaggagtgaggagcACGGCTCTctgacgcccccctcccccgcagggatGGCGGCCTTCGCTCTGGCTCACGTCTGCTACATCTGGGCCCTGGGCCTGCGTCCCGCCCgcccctggctcctgctgctgctggcgctgggctgggccggggcctACGCGACGCTGTGGCCCTGCCTGGGGGGCCCCTACGTGCCGGCCGTGGGGGGCTACAGTGCGCTGCTGGCGGCCATGGCCTGGCGGGCCCTGGCCCGGCCTCCCCCCCACCTGGCCGTGGCCACCGGCTCCCTGCTCTTCATGGCCTCCGACCTGGTCCTGGCCTGGGACCACTTCTGCGCCCCGGTGCCCCACGCCCGGCTCATGGTCATGGGCAGCTACTACGCGGCCCAGGGGCTGATCGCAGCCTGGGCCCCCCGCGCCAGCCCCCGCTGGAAGGAGACCTGAGCCGGGCGcctgtgacctctgaccccagggGGCAGCAAGAGGTGGCACCCACGACCTCTGACCCCATCAGCGCCAACCCGCCTGTGACCCATGACCTCTGACCCCCTCAGCATCAACCTGCCAGTGACCCCAGCGACCTCTGACCCCATCAGCACCAATGTACTGCTAACCCTGTTGACCTCTGACCCCGGGATCAACAAGAAGCAGCTGTCCTGGGTGTTGGGTCCTTTACCTACGACCCTGTGACCTAGGAGTGCCAACCTGCCCAACCAAGGACCTGGAAGTAACTGCTTTGACCTTTGACCCTGCTCATTTGTCAGCAGGCCCAATTACAGCTTATTGGGTGACATGCGTTGTCCGatgtgggccggggggggggggggggggggggggggggcggggggctgccccgggcgggagggggcggctgggacaggagagagacaagggctgggggagcttttattggcccaactccTCTCCAGCTGTTGAGTGGGACGTTGAGTCCTGTGACCTTTGACATCCCTCTATGGACCTGAAGCCTGACCCCATCGCCCCAGAgccagaatagaacccaggagttctggctcccagccccccgctctaaccaccagcccccaatctcccccccagagccggggagagaacccaggagtcctggccccccgctctaaccaccagcccccaatctcccccccagagccggggagagaacccaggagtcctggccccccgctctaaccaccagcccccaatctcccccccagagccggggagagaacccaggagtcctggctcccagccctctcaTGAATGGTGGTTGGAGCCTCTTGCAAAGCCTGTGTCACGGCGCCATCTTGTGGCCGGTTGCAGCAGCCTGGCAGCTCAGGGGCTGGAGGGTTTGAGGCCGGATCTGGTTttgtgggaggggggctgggttggTTTTTCTATCtgtactttgggggggggggggggaggaaatcccGGCGTCCTCCAGTTCTCAGCCCGCGAGATGGTCCTGAGAGCGCCGGGGATTGTGGGTAAAGAGACGCAGTCAGGGCTCCACCCTGGAGCAACGGGGAAACCCAACCCGGCGATCTCCCATCCAGGCCAAGCCAACGGGGTCACCCTGGTCGAGAGCTGACCTGGAAGTGATTCCCTTGGCCTACGAGCTCCCACACAAGAGTCACCCCTCCCACCAGGCAACCCCAGAGGTCAACTTCTTGACCCCTGACCCCCATGCCAGGAGGTTAATTCGTTGAGTAATGACCCCGTGCCCTAGAACTTGTCCAAGAGAtggaccccccccccaaggtcCAACCTCTGACCCCATGTCAAAAAACCACAGCTCCAAGAGCCAACCACAAGGTCAGTCTCCTGACCTATGACCCCACGGCCATGGGGCGGCCCTGGAATTTattcccctgacccctccccactCTGTGCTTAAATCTCAGCGCCCTGGTGCCATGTGAAAGAGCCAACGTAACGTCCCCAGAGGTCAACCCCTTGACCTCCCCCTGgccccccacccacacatccAGCCTACCCAGGAGCTGACCACCTCTGACCCCATCAGCACCATCCTGCCAGTGACCCCAGCGACCTCTGACCCCCTCAGAGCCAACCTTCCGGTGACCTCTGACCCTATCAGTCAACTTGCCTGTGACCCCAGCGACCTCTGACCCCCTCAGGACCAACCTGCCCGTGACCTCTGACCCCACCAGTGCCAACCCGCCTGTGACCCCAGCGACCTTTGACCGCGGGCCCAACGAGAACCAGCTGTCCTGGATGTGGGTTCATTGACCTGTGACCCGAGGGTCTAGAAGCGCCAACCTGCCCAACTAATGACCTGGGAGTAATTTCCCTGATCTTTGACCCTGCTTAAGTGCCAGTGGGCACAATTACAGCTGATTTGATGTCATGTGTTGTCTAATgtgggccgggggggcgggtgccagcagggtccgggggggggggggggctgggatactagagagacaagggggggtGTTGATTGCCCCAACCTGGGTCTCCAGCTGTTGATGGGGAAGTTGACGTTTGCGACCTATGACCTCCCTCTACAGCCCCTGAGAGTGACCCCGTCCCCctcgagccagggagagaacccaggcgtcctggctcccagcccccccttgctctaaccaccagacacAGGGTCGCCGGGTTTGCTCTGTAAATCTCTGGGCTGGGCCTTCGGGGGAAGCACAAGTGTGGGGAGcgtggggcggggctggctgggcgcGATGGGGCGAGGAGCGGGAACCAAAACCAACACAGGCTTGGGGCCAGACACGGCCGCCGGCATCAGAAACTCCTTCCCTCAAAGGGGGGCCGAATCTGCCACGGCCCCGAGCCCGGGGTCCGGAGACGCTGCTTTTCCCCAGTGGGCCGGGCTGGCTACGATACCGCTAGGGGGGAGCTGTGCtccggggagtgggggggctttCGGACGGGGGGCGGTCAAAGTGCAGTGCCCTGGCCGAATCCCAGCCCGGAAAGTGGGGGCTTCCTCATCCTTACGCCCCTCCGTTTTCAGCGTAAATGAAAAACTCCTGGATTTTACAAGAAGTAGTATTcattcccgccccc from Mauremys mutica isolate MM-2020 ecotype Southern chromosome 15, ASM2049712v1, whole genome shotgun sequence includes the following:
- the LOC123349781 gene encoding lysoplasmalogenase-like, translated to MDILEKDTCYPPTFAADAKSRLLKLLPFLASCGLYFALWLPEPSWVSTSVKSLPVLSLVWFLTAQAWGDGAWTPAARWICWGLMFSSVGDACLVWPQLFIPGMVAFALAHVCYIWALGLRPARPWLLLLLALGWAGAYATLWPCLGGPYVPAVGGYSALLAAMAWRALARPPPHLAVATGSLLFMASDLVLAWDHFCAPVPHARLMVMGSYYAAQGLIAAWAPRASPRWKET
- the LOC123349780 gene encoding lysoplasmalogenase-like; this translates as MDILEKDTCYPPTFAADAKSRLLKLLPFLASCGLYFALWLPEPSWVSTSVKSLPVLSLVWFLTAQAWGDGAWTPAARWICWGLMFSSVGDACLVWPQLFIPGMAAFALAHVCYIWALGLRPARPWLLLLLALGWAGAYATLWPCLGGPYVPAVGGYSALLAAMAWRALARPPPHLAVATGSLLFMASDLVLAWDHFCAPVPHARLMVMGSYYAAQGLIAAWAPRASPRWKET